One stretch of Candidatus Baltobacteraceae bacterium DNA includes these proteins:
- a CDS encoding helix-turn-helix domain-containing protein has translation MTRVAAGGGGPKALCAQLAQTLGSPVLLEDAEWRHLSLSGAGSRTLPASARDFVMRAGTPGEDGVAISAPPDRNGRCFAVRAGETTLGWLTVWEEMDTRIPLARLCANVIAVELARDSSGNRGRRRSFWERLLSRAYDDPSEARDDAASRGIPLSTHYVAVVIEPEGLDESVAAQRSTEIRKVAGEVLGGRGGSELVVLERGGGFVFLVPSPLEVDAANARTAATSMPRSLAKAKVDVKIVGGVGRRADVASVAASVDDAREALLIARRIFGGGRILSHEELGAYPLLLRGGVSRDELYRFAQGILEPLRAYDEKHQTELVRTLRLFFDVGQNIKVAAAELNVHRHTIFYRLRQIGDIGGFDLDSPHDQLTLRMAIALDALGS, from the coding sequence TTGACGCGCGTCGCCGCCGGCGGCGGCGGCCCGAAAGCGTTGTGCGCGCAGCTCGCGCAAACGCTCGGAAGTCCGGTATTGCTCGAAGACGCCGAATGGCGCCATCTTTCGCTGAGCGGCGCCGGGTCGCGGACGCTGCCGGCCTCGGCGCGGGATTTCGTCATGCGCGCGGGGACGCCGGGCGAGGACGGTGTCGCGATCAGCGCGCCGCCCGACCGGAATGGACGCTGCTTCGCGGTTCGCGCCGGTGAAACGACCCTTGGCTGGTTGACGGTGTGGGAGGAAATGGACACGCGGATTCCGCTGGCGCGTCTCTGCGCGAACGTGATCGCCGTCGAACTGGCGCGCGATTCGAGTGGGAACCGCGGACGGCGACGCTCGTTTTGGGAACGCCTGCTCTCGCGCGCATACGACGATCCGTCCGAAGCTCGCGACGACGCAGCTTCGCGTGGGATCCCGCTTTCGACGCACTATGTCGCCGTCGTCATCGAGCCCGAAGGCCTGGACGAAAGTGTCGCCGCGCAGCGCAGCACCGAGATCCGCAAAGTCGCCGGTGAGGTGCTCGGCGGACGCGGGGGCAGTGAATTGGTCGTGCTCGAGCGCGGCGGCGGCTTCGTCTTCCTCGTTCCGAGCCCGCTCGAAGTCGATGCGGCGAATGCGCGCACGGCCGCCACGAGCATGCCGCGTTCGCTCGCGAAGGCGAAAGTCGACGTCAAGATCGTGGGCGGCGTGGGCCGCCGAGCGGACGTCGCAAGCGTCGCAGCTTCAGTTGACGATGCACGTGAAGCACTCTTGATCGCGCGCCGCATTTTCGGCGGCGGACGAATCCTGTCGCACGAAGAGCTTGGCGCGTACCCGCTCTTGCTTCGTGGCGGAGTCTCGCGCGACGAGCTCTACCGTTTCGCACAAGGAATTCTCGAGCCGCTGCGCGCGTATGATGAAAAGCATCAGACCGAGCTAGTGCGTACGTTGCGTCTCTTTTTCGATGTCGGACAAAACATCAAGGTCGCGGCCGCGGAGCTCAACGTGCACCGTCACACCATCTTTTACCGCCTGCGCCAGATCGGCGACATCGGAGGCTTCGACTTGGACTCCCCGCACGATCAACTCACGCTTCGCATGGCGATTGCCCTCGATGCTCTCGGCAGTTAA
- a CDS encoding CBS domain-containing protein codes for MGFHEGFLSEIVGKTAVVVGPSGQITIGRVTDFVVTQPHDTFPKIDSLIIKARSGHYLAPSDTLVDIEPNRVSLSAAPTEAPPPEDQALYLVEDLLDKQIVDVEGRKLVRINDIEIARTGGTLRVVAADIGLSGLLRRLGANRLPAPVFDRIPRRMISWNDVAPIDDLSPSDVRLSVSQRQLPRLHPSDLAEIISDLSTNDAARVITHLDDETAADALEHLEPDMQKTIIEEVGTERAADIIEEMDSDDAADLLSDLPEEQQKELLSAMEPERAVELRELTEYEEDTAGGLMTTDYMWIYPHRTVAATIDKIRELAPETEFIYYLYVLDQSEKLLGVLSLRNLLLGKPTDTIHNIMERDVVHVDTETSAQDVAGTIARYDLLACPVVDEKGMMLGIVTVDDAIDAILPERVKRQLPRFTRKHKHQERAGVA; via the coding sequence GTGGGATTCCACGAAGGGTTCCTCTCGGAGATCGTCGGCAAGACTGCGGTCGTCGTCGGCCCGAGCGGACAAATAACGATCGGACGCGTCACGGATTTTGTCGTGACACAGCCGCACGATACGTTTCCCAAGATCGATTCGCTGATCATCAAGGCGCGAAGCGGTCACTATCTCGCGCCGAGTGATACGCTCGTCGACATCGAACCGAACCGTGTTTCGCTCAGCGCTGCTCCGACAGAGGCGCCGCCGCCGGAAGATCAGGCCTTGTATTTGGTCGAGGATCTGCTCGACAAGCAGATCGTCGACGTCGAAGGCCGTAAACTCGTTCGCATCAACGACATCGAGATCGCGCGCACGGGCGGAACCTTGCGCGTCGTTGCAGCTGACATCGGTCTCTCCGGCTTGTTGCGCAGGCTCGGCGCCAATCGTCTTCCGGCGCCCGTCTTCGACCGCATTCCGCGACGCATGATTTCATGGAACGACGTCGCGCCGATCGACGACCTCTCGCCTTCCGACGTCCGCCTTTCCGTTTCGCAGCGGCAGCTGCCCCGGCTTCATCCATCCGATCTCGCAGAGATCATCAGCGATCTCTCGACGAACGACGCGGCGCGCGTCATCACGCACCTCGACGACGAAACCGCTGCCGACGCGCTCGAACATCTCGAGCCCGACATGCAGAAGACGATCATCGAAGAAGTCGGCACGGAACGCGCGGCCGACATCATCGAAGAGATGGACTCGGACGATGCCGCCGATCTCCTTAGCGATCTCCCCGAAGAGCAGCAGAAAGAACTGCTCTCCGCGATGGAGCCGGAGCGCGCAGTCGAGCTTCGCGAGCTCACGGAATATGAGGAAGACACCGCCGGCGGCTTGATGACGACCGACTACATGTGGATCTATCCTCATCGTACGGTCGCCGCAACAATCGACAAGATCCGCGAGCTGGCGCCTGAGACCGAGTTCATCTACTACTTGTACGTCCTCGATCAATCCGAGAAGCTGCTCGGCGTTCTCTCGCTGCGCAATTTGCTGCTCGGAAAACCGACCGACACGATCCACAACATCATGGAACGCGACGTCGTGCACGTCGACACGGAAACCAGTGCACAGGACGTCGCCGGCACGATTGCGCGTTACGACCTTCTGGCGTGTCCAGTCGTCGATGAAAAAGGGATGATGCTCGGCATCGTGACGGTCGACGACGCGATCGACGCAATCCTACCGGAGCGAGTCAAGCGACAGTTGCCGCGCTTCACGCGCAAGCACAAACATCAGGAACGTGCCGGGGTAGCGTAA
- a CDS encoding site-2 protease family protein, giving the protein MPTRTGGVKMRRPKRRGVKIGRIFGIEITIHATWLFGFAFVAWTFSTGVGPFAPVHVNDTVRIGLAIFTALLFFASVLIHELAHSLLARSRGVPVSGITLWLFGGVSQFEADPQTAPVSAWISAIGPLSSLALAAIFYGLMRLFGLVTPLGIAFGYLTYGNLLLAIFNFVPAYPLDGGRVLMALVWRATGDKYRATRVAVVVGRFFSWALMGLGIIQVFAGDIISGFWTMIIGWFLLQIGTAEGLQAEVKQALGGHSVGELATQGNPIGADVTAEAALQAMLRTGSRALPVMFGEKLVGIVSLEDIGKVAPDELSKTYVTAIMTRETELVPVAPETPATEALQLLARSGHDQLPVISRSGQLVGFITQESVLRWVAAHRR; this is encoded by the coding sequence ATGCCAACCCGTACGGGGGGCGTGAAGATGCGCCGCCCGAAGCGTCGCGGCGTGAAGATTGGGCGCATCTTCGGGATCGAGATCACGATCCACGCGACGTGGCTCTTCGGCTTCGCGTTCGTAGCCTGGACGTTCTCAACCGGAGTCGGTCCCTTCGCGCCCGTGCACGTCAACGACACCGTGCGCATCGGCCTGGCAATCTTTACGGCACTGCTCTTTTTTGCGAGCGTTTTGATTCACGAGCTCGCGCATTCATTATTGGCGCGCAGTCGCGGCGTGCCCGTGAGCGGGATTACGTTGTGGCTGTTCGGCGGCGTCTCACAGTTCGAAGCGGACCCGCAAACGGCGCCCGTGTCGGCTTGGATCTCGGCAATCGGTCCGCTGAGCAGCCTGGCACTCGCCGCTATCTTCTATGGTTTGATGCGCCTCTTTGGTCTGGTAACTCCGCTCGGCATTGCGTTCGGATACTTGACCTACGGCAACTTGCTTCTCGCGATTTTCAATTTCGTGCCGGCCTATCCACTCGACGGTGGCCGCGTATTGATGGCGCTCGTTTGGCGCGCGACCGGGGATAAGTATCGCGCAACGCGCGTCGCCGTCGTCGTCGGACGCTTCTTTTCGTGGGCGCTGATGGGCCTCGGTATCATCCAAGTGTTTGCAGGCGACATCATCAGCGGCTTCTGGACGATGATCATCGGCTGGTTCTTGTTGCAAATCGGCACGGCCGAAGGTTTGCAGGCCGAAGTTAAACAGGCGCTCGGCGGACATAGCGTCGGTGAGCTTGCAACACAGGGGAATCCGATTGGCGCCGATGTGACGGCCGAAGCGGCACTCCAAGCGATGTTGCGCACGGGAAGCCGTGCGCTACCCGTCATGTTCGGCGAAAAGCTCGTTGGGATCGTCTCGCTCGAAGACATAGGTAAGGTGGCTCCCGACGAGTTGAGCAAAACCTACGTCACTGCCATCATGACGCGCGAAACGGAGCTCGTGCCGGTTGCTCCCGAGACTCCCGCGACCGAAGCGCTCCAACTGCTGGCGCGCAGCGGACACGATCAGTTACCGGTGATTTCGCGCAGCGGTCAGCTCGTCGGGTTCATCACGCAAGAGAGCGTTCTGCGATGGGTTGCCGCCCATCGCCGTTGA
- a CDS encoding MATE family efflux transporter: MIVDHRNVPAALWRLGAPNALALVADQFLGIADTIVVGAIGTAALAGISAATSIFVILAIGLWAFPSAGRIMEAQALGKGDVAAFGRIVRASLVAPFVVAVVVALISIFAAEPTMRLMLGSIPIRGAASHYLILRCISLIPMTIAAQAIAAFGAAGDMRLAPRTLFIINIVHIPLLIVLALGVGTHVRLGLFGAGLSSLLSECVGAVYCILVTMRRPQYHILEELDIDFSLCRASTLLALPEFVMLVLLLVPDALTVAFLAPLGAVAVAAFRAFTVVTDLTWAVPGAFGDSMQIIIGQRLGAGDTQGAQDFLMHATRLAVLVGAIVGVIFIQLSWPLTALVTLSPALANVAALPLALHLTTLPIKSYAIAVLAPIRAAGDTRFSMWTGIIGAFVAVSIVALLTHVVQFGLYAIGIAWIASWSVRSLITWLRLRRGDWTTRRIPALAGLSQTT; the protein is encoded by the coding sequence GTGATCGTCGACCATCGCAACGTCCCGGCGGCCTTATGGCGGCTTGGCGCGCCGAATGCACTTGCGCTCGTCGCCGATCAATTTCTGGGCATTGCCGATACGATCGTGGTGGGTGCAATCGGCACCGCTGCCCTGGCCGGAATCAGCGCTGCGACCAGCATCTTCGTTATCCTCGCGATCGGTCTGTGGGCATTCCCGAGCGCGGGGCGGATCATGGAAGCGCAAGCGCTCGGCAAAGGCGATGTTGCGGCTTTCGGCCGCATCGTCCGGGCGTCGCTGGTCGCGCCCTTCGTCGTTGCAGTCGTGGTGGCGCTGATTTCGATCTTTGCGGCCGAGCCGACGATGCGCCTCATGCTGGGATCGATTCCGATTCGCGGTGCAGCCTCGCACTATCTGATCTTGCGCTGCATCTCGCTCATTCCAATGACGATCGCTGCACAAGCCATCGCGGCATTCGGCGCGGCCGGCGATATGCGGCTCGCGCCGCGGACGCTGTTCATCATCAACATCGTGCACATTCCGCTGCTGATCGTGCTCGCACTCGGCGTCGGGACGCACGTGAGGCTCGGGCTCTTCGGGGCCGGTCTCTCCTCGCTGCTCTCCGAGTGCGTCGGCGCGGTCTATTGCATCCTCGTTACGATGCGACGTCCGCAATATCACATCTTGGAAGAACTCGACATCGATTTCAGTTTGTGCCGCGCCTCGACGCTGCTTGCGCTGCCTGAATTTGTAATGCTCGTCCTGCTGCTCGTCCCCGATGCGCTTACCGTCGCATTTCTCGCGCCGCTCGGCGCCGTCGCGGTCGCGGCGTTCCGCGCGTTCACGGTCGTGACCGACTTGACGTGGGCGGTCCCGGGGGCGTTCGGTGATTCGATGCAGATAATCATCGGGCAACGTTTAGGTGCAGGCGACACACAAGGCGCGCAAGATTTTCTCATGCACGCAACGCGTCTCGCCGTACTGGTCGGCGCGATCGTCGGTGTGATTTTCATACAGCTATCGTGGCCGTTAACTGCACTCGTTACCTTGAGTCCGGCGCTCGCAAACGTCGCAGCGTTGCCGCTTGCCCTTCACCTCACGACCTTGCCGATCAAATCATATGCGATCGCCGTGCTTGCACCGATTCGCGCCGCCGGCGACACGCGCTTTTCGATGTGGACGGGGATTATCGGCGCGTTCGTCGCCGTTTCCATCGTCGCGCTTCTCACCCACGTCGTGCAGTTCGGCCTTTACGCAATCGGCATCGCATGGATCGCGTCCTGGAGCGTGCGCTCGCTAATCACGTGGCTGCGATTGCGGCGCGGTGATTGGACGACGCGGCGTATTCCCGCCTTAGCCGGACTCTCGCAAACGACTTAG
- a CDS encoding VOC family protein, translating into MPATKLDHINIRTMQPEATRDFFVDIVGLRNGERPPFNFNGYWLYAGEQAVIHLTDARDAGAHGMAEGRAGAAIDHVSFRMTGYNALCALLKERKLPFQTRVVPRNGDVQIFVDDPNGVTVELTFLGAEVNGDGRQPIAERSLA; encoded by the coding sequence ATGCCCGCAACAAAGCTCGACCACATCAATATCCGGACGATGCAACCTGAAGCGACGCGCGATTTCTTCGTCGATATCGTGGGCTTGCGAAACGGCGAACGGCCACCGTTTAATTTCAACGGCTATTGGCTGTACGCGGGCGAACAAGCGGTCATCCATCTTACCGACGCGCGCGACGCAGGTGCGCACGGAATGGCGGAAGGCCGGGCCGGCGCCGCAATCGATCACGTCTCGTTCCGCATGACCGGCTACAACGCGCTGTGCGCGCTTCTAAAGGAGCGGAAGCTTCCGTTCCAGACGCGCGTCGTGCCACGCAACGGCGACGTGCAAATTTTCGTTGACGACCCGAACGGCGTGACCGTCGAGCTAACGTTCCTCGGTGCGGAAGTCAACGGCGATGGGCGGCAACCCATCGCAGAACGCTCTCTTGCGTGA
- a CDS encoding tetratricopeptide repeat protein gives MADANLVDLLFQRAILLEALGRVGEAKEAYHDLIERDPTHAGALNNLARILHREGEREGARTLLEHVVDFAPSDAMARANLGIVLFELEQFPEARSHLEQALALDPDSAIGHLGMARIHAIEGSETESLRHQRAALGTAAVSTSTYGALREGVPRLLLLTSEDQFGATSGEWLSDATFSIATLIVERFNDGVQLPQHHVLFNTITDADRNAAALERAREIVALSVAPIVNCPDAVLATARTALAERLRDLPGVVIPATHRFSRSGPIPDLGWPMLLRAPGFHSGQHFVHVEQPEKVPEALALLPAGELLAIEALPTQSPDGLFRKYRMMIVGDELYPMHAAVSNNWKVHFFSAEMAQHPERRAEDEAYLVSPESVLGEQGLRALYAISARLELDYGGIDFGLDERGRILVFEANATMTVPAPPPGAEWDYRRAPVARILAATRSMLLDRARLGGWE, from the coding sequence ATGGCCGACGCGAATCTTGTCGATCTCCTCTTCCAACGCGCGATTCTACTCGAAGCGTTAGGACGCGTCGGTGAGGCCAAAGAGGCGTATCACGATCTGATCGAGCGTGATCCCACGCACGCCGGCGCGCTCAACAATCTCGCGCGCATTTTACATCGGGAAGGGGAACGTGAGGGCGCGCGCACCCTGCTCGAACACGTGGTCGATTTCGCACCGTCCGATGCGATGGCGCGCGCCAACCTCGGTATCGTACTCTTCGAGCTGGAACAATTTCCCGAAGCGCGTTCGCATTTGGAGCAGGCACTCGCGCTCGATCCCGACTCCGCGATCGGCCATCTGGGCATGGCGCGCATCCATGCAATCGAGGGCAGCGAGACGGAATCGCTGCGGCATCAGCGGGCTGCGCTCGGCACCGCCGCCGTAAGCACGAGCACGTACGGCGCGCTGCGCGAAGGCGTTCCCCGATTGCTGCTGCTGACGTCCGAAGACCAGTTCGGCGCTACGTCAGGCGAGTGGCTCAGTGATGCGACGTTCTCGATCGCAACCCTGATCGTCGAACGCTTCAACGACGGGGTCCAGCTTCCGCAGCATCACGTCCTCTTCAACACGATCACCGATGCGGACCGTAACGCCGCTGCCCTCGAACGCGCGCGTGAGATTGTAGCCTTAAGCGTCGCACCGATCGTCAACTGTCCCGATGCCGTCCTCGCCACAGCCCGCACGGCGCTTGCCGAACGCTTGCGCGACCTCCCCGGCGTAGTGATCCCGGCGACGCACCGGTTTTCGCGGAGCGGCCCAATACCCGACCTTGGCTGGCCGATGCTCCTGCGCGCGCCCGGATTCCATTCGGGTCAACACTTCGTACACGTCGAGCAACCCGAAAAAGTTCCCGAGGCGCTGGCACTCTTACCCGCGGGCGAGCTGCTCGCAATCGAAGCGCTCCCTACGCAAAGCCCGGACGGACTCTTTCGAAAATACCGGATGATGATCGTTGGCGACGAGCTCTACCCGATGCACGCGGCGGTCTCAAACAACTGGAAAGTGCATTTCTTTAGTGCGGAGATGGCACAACATCCGGAACGTCGGGCTGAAGACGAAGCATATCTCGTTTCGCCGGAGTCGGTGCTCGGCGAGCAAGGGCTCCGTGCATTGTACGCGATCAGTGCACGCCTCGAGCTCGACTACGGCGGCATCGATTTCGGGCTCGATGAACGCGGGCGGATCCTCGTCTTCGAAGCCAACGCAACGATGACAGTTCCAGCGCCGCCGCCCGGTGCGGAGTGGGACTACCGGCGCGCGCCGGTCGCGCGCATTTTGGCAGCCACGCGCAGTATGCTGCTCGACCGCGCCCGCCTCGGAGGATGGGAATAG
- a CDS encoding inositol monophosphatase family protein — translation MLLARFQSGLHYEEKSRRGDLVTEADRQSEKLILERIRAASPGATIVAEESGVHTGSSDERWFVDPLDGTTNFAHTYPLFCISIACERRGELVAGVVYAPKLGELFAAEVGSGARLLANGQDEHPISTSNVAHVSEGLLCTGFPPGGLGANLPSFRALSEIAHAVRRDGAAALDLAFLAAGRFDAFWEFGLSAWDVAAGTLLVREAGGAVTASNGEPLDYFGRTILASNGLLHDEMLERLSRLRESG, via the coding sequence CTGCTCCTCGCGCGATTTCAATCGGGTCTTCATTATGAAGAGAAGTCGCGTCGCGGCGATCTCGTTACCGAAGCCGATCGTCAAAGCGAAAAGCTGATCCTCGAACGTATTCGCGCAGCATCGCCAGGGGCGACGATCGTTGCGGAAGAGAGCGGCGTGCACACCGGCAGCTCCGATGAACGATGGTTTGTCGATCCGCTCGACGGTACGACGAACTTCGCGCACACGTATCCGCTCTTTTGCATCTCGATTGCATGCGAGCGACGCGGAGAGCTCGTTGCGGGAGTCGTTTACGCGCCGAAGTTAGGCGAGCTCTTCGCCGCCGAGGTCGGCAGCGGTGCGCGGCTGTTGGCAAACGGTCAAGACGAGCATCCGATCTCCACCTCGAATGTCGCGCATGTCTCCGAGGGGCTCTTGTGCACGGGCTTCCCACCCGGCGGCCTGGGCGCAAACCTGCCCTCGTTTCGTGCGCTTTCGGAAATCGCACATGCCGTGCGGCGGGACGGAGCCGCCGCGCTTGATCTCGCGTTTCTTGCGGCCGGCCGGTTCGACGCGTTTTGGGAATTCGGCCTTTCGGCTTGGGACGTCGCAGCGGGCACGTTGCTCGTGCGGGAAGCCGGCGGAGCGGTCACGGCAAGCAACGGAGAGCCGCTGGATTATTTCGGGCGCACGATTCTCGCCAGCAACGGTTTGCTGCACGACGAGATGCTCGAGCGACTAAGTCGTTTGCGAGAGTCCGGCTAA
- a CDS encoding glutamine synthetase family protein, which yields MLSAVNGKSVSKRDVLKAAKDGDVRYVRLTFVDILGIEKSVSVPVAELERAIEGKVSFDGGSIDGFVRDAEVDMVLLPDLSTFSIMPWTKGAATEARLICAIANADGSDFEGCPRTTLRRVLDDARDVLKRVETALEVEFYMFPRTEQGAPLIQASDVGSYFDWSPNDRGDYARGAVVAALQEMGLVISSSHHEHGQDQHEIDLAEAPILRSADNFVTLRGAVKHVASGLGMEATFMPKPAEDVAGNGLHVYFGLDGLDEDQRLHAIGGLLQHAPAATAVCNPTVNSYKRLVAAWDAPIYTVWSEASANALVRVPTAPGMETKIEMRSPDPSCNPYLAFAVLIESIADGLRHRLLPGDPFTGSSYELTGKFRSERGIRTLPKSLRQAIDELDADAILRGALGDHIYHAFRDAKLAEYERYRRVVHPWERTQYLTRF from the coding sequence ATGCTCTCGGCAGTTAACGGCAAAAGCGTCAGCAAGCGCGACGTACTGAAAGCCGCCAAAGACGGCGACGTTCGGTACGTGCGTCTCACGTTCGTCGATATTCTCGGAATCGAAAAATCCGTGAGTGTCCCGGTCGCAGAGCTCGAGCGCGCGATCGAGGGCAAAGTCAGCTTCGACGGCGGTTCGATCGACGGGTTCGTGCGCGACGCCGAAGTCGACATGGTCCTCTTGCCGGATCTCTCGACCTTCTCGATCATGCCGTGGACCAAAGGTGCAGCGACTGAAGCGCGCCTGATCTGCGCGATTGCAAACGCCGACGGCTCGGATTTCGAAGGCTGCCCGCGTACGACGTTACGCCGCGTGCTCGACGATGCGCGCGACGTGCTCAAGAGAGTCGAAACCGCGCTCGAAGTCGAGTTTTACATGTTCCCCCGCACCGAGCAGGGCGCGCCGCTGATTCAAGCCAGCGACGTCGGATCGTACTTCGATTGGTCGCCGAACGACCGCGGCGACTATGCGCGTGGTGCCGTCGTCGCCGCACTCCAAGAGATGGGACTCGTCATCTCGAGCTCGCACCACGAGCACGGGCAAGATCAACACGAGATCGATCTCGCGGAAGCGCCAATCTTGCGAAGCGCGGATAATTTCGTGACGCTGCGCGGCGCGGTCAAACATGTCGCGAGCGGATTGGGTATGGAAGCAACCTTTATGCCCAAGCCGGCCGAGGATGTCGCCGGCAATGGTCTGCACGTCTATTTCGGTCTCGACGGCCTCGACGAAGATCAACGTTTGCACGCCATCGGCGGCCTGCTCCAACACGCGCCGGCCGCAACCGCCGTTTGCAATCCGACGGTGAATTCCTACAAACGGCTCGTGGCCGCGTGGGACGCACCGATCTACACCGTCTGGTCCGAAGCGAGCGCGAATGCGCTCGTTCGCGTTCCGACGGCGCCCGGAATGGAAACGAAGATCGAGATGCGCAGCCCCGATCCGTCGTGCAATCCGTATCTCGCGTTCGCGGTTTTGATCGAGTCGATCGCCGACGGTCTGCGTCACCGCCTACTCCCCGGTGACCCGTTCACCGGCTCGAGCTACGAGCTAACCGGAAAATTCCGAAGCGAGCGCGGTATTCGAACGCTGCCGAAGTCACTGCGCCAAGCGATCGACGAGCTGGATGCCGACGCCATTTTGCGTGGCGCACTCGGCGATCACATCTATCATGCATTTCGCGACGCGAAACTCGCCGAGTACGAGCGCTACCGTCGCGTCGTACATCCGTGGGAACGCACACAGTACCTGACAAGATTCTAG
- a CDS encoding divalent metal cation transporter, which produces MAVSLTRRRGFLPALLGLLAIVGPGIITASADNDVGGIATYSQAGAQYGYKILWVLIPITIALVVVQEMAARMGAVTGKGLSGLIRENFGVRWTAILGLAFVSSNVFTTAAEFAGVAAAAEIFHVSRFLAVPIVGLLVFFLILRANRKITERVFLVSSALYFSYVISGLKSQPHWPDVWRGFFVPSFQTDSGYLWMVIALVGTTISPWMCFYLQAAIVEKGVRVRDYALSRIDVVFGCFVTDFMSFFMILCTAATIFVFNASHPHLAPIAINQASDAAIALKPLAGEFAEVLFALGILNAGIFTASILPLSTAYYICEAGGFEAGVDNRFRDAPVFFTAYATVIAIGVGLVLLPGVPLLSVILISQIVSGILLPFLLVFMLIMVNKRSLMGEHVNSLAFNIIAWATAIIVGALTLLSVYETIAPLFIKSG; this is translated from the coding sequence ATGGCTGTCTCGCTCACACGCAGACGCGGCTTCCTTCCAGCCCTGCTCGGACTGCTCGCAATCGTCGGGCCCGGCATCATTACCGCCAGCGCCGACAACGACGTCGGCGGCATTGCGACATATTCTCAAGCCGGCGCGCAGTACGGTTACAAGATTCTTTGGGTCCTCATACCGATCACGATTGCGCTCGTCGTCGTGCAAGAGATGGCCGCGCGCATGGGCGCGGTGACCGGCAAGGGTCTCTCGGGACTGATCCGCGAGAATTTCGGCGTCCGTTGGACGGCGATACTCGGCCTTGCCTTCGTCTCATCGAACGTATTCACGACAGCCGCAGAGTTTGCGGGAGTAGCCGCCGCGGCCGAGATCTTCCATGTCTCGCGATTCCTCGCCGTACCGATCGTGGGATTGCTGGTCTTCTTCTTGATTCTGCGCGCCAATCGTAAAATTACCGAACGCGTCTTCCTGGTTTCGTCCGCGCTTTATTTTTCTTACGTCATATCCGGCCTGAAATCGCAGCCGCATTGGCCCGATGTCTGGCGCGGCTTCTTCGTTCCGAGCTTTCAGACCGATTCGGGTTACCTCTGGATGGTCATCGCGCTCGTCGGAACCACGATCTCGCCGTGGATGTGCTTCTATCTGCAGGCCGCGATCGTAGAAAAGGGCGTTCGCGTCCGCGACTACGCGCTATCGCGAATCGATGTCGTGTTCGGCTGCTTCGTAACGGACTTCATGTCGTTCTTCATGATTCTGTGCACGGCAGCCACGATTTTCGTTTTCAACGCATCGCATCCGCACCTCGCGCCGATTGCAATCAATCAAGCGTCTGATGCTGCGATAGCGCTCAAGCCGCTCGCAGGCGAGTTCGCGGAAGTCCTTTTTGCGCTCGGCATTCTGAACGCCGGCATCTTCACGGCGTCGATCCTGCCGCTGTCGACCGCGTACTATATCTGCGAGGCCGGCGGATTTGAAGCCGGCGTCGACAATCGCTTCCGCGACGCGCCCGTGTTCTTCACCGCGTACGCAACGGTCATCGCGATCGGCGTTGGTCTCGTGCTCCTGCCGGGAGTTCCGCTGCTGAGCGTCATCCTGATCTCGCAGATCGTCTCCGGAATTCTGCTGCCGTTCTTGCTCGTCTTCATGCTGATCATGGTGAACAAGCGCAGCCTGATGGGCGAGCACGTAAACAGTCTCGCCTTCAACATCATCGCGTGGGCTACGGCGATCATCGTCGGTGCTCTGACACTGCTGTCGGTCTACGAGACCATCGCACCGCTCTTCATCAAATCCGGCTAA